In Arachis stenosperma cultivar V10309 chromosome 1, arast.V10309.gnm1.PFL2, whole genome shotgun sequence, one DNA window encodes the following:
- the LOC130945517 gene encoding acetylserotonin O-methyltransferase-like: MGELQEGKPILEAWNNKKEEEEEEAQAQLEIWKYIFGYVELAVIKCAIELGIADAIESHGSPMTLSEISSTLGSDPSLLNRILRFLINRKIFKVDKNSDSTTTYANTPLSRRFLKNGQQSMAAFLLLESSPVMLAPWHSLSARVSANGGINFPFEKAHGEDVWGYAAENPGHSNLINEAMACSAKMVVPAIVEGCGDEVFEGVKTLVDVGGGTGTALRALVKACPWIRGINFDLAHVIAVAPKIEGVENVAGDMFLGVPKADAAFLMWVLHDWGDEECIQILKKCKEAIPKENGKVIIVEAVIEEGAIKQGNLKDVGLMLDMVMMAHTSFGKERTLKEWEYVIKMAGFTSYTVKNIDAVQSVLLAYP, translated from the exons ATGGGAGAATTACAAGAAGGAAAGCCAATTTTAGAAGCATGGAAcaacaaaaaagaagaggaagaagaagaagcacaagcCCAATTAGAGATATGGAAATACATTTTTGGGTATGTGGAATTGGCAGTTATAAAATGTGCCATTGAACTTGGGATAGCTGATGCTATAGAGAGCCATGGTAGTCCCATGACACTCTCCGAAATTTCATCTACTTTAGGCTCTGACCCTTCCCTTCTTAACCGAATCTTGAGGTTCTTAATTAACAGAAAGATATTCAAAGTCGATAAAAATTCAGATTCCACTACCACTTATGCCAACACGCCGTTATCTCGCCGTTTCCTGAAAAACGGGCAGCAAAGCATGGCGGCGTTCCTCCTCCTAGAGAGCAGCCCCGTCATGCTTGCACCTTGGCACAGCCTAAGCGCCCGTGTTTCGGCAAACGGTGGAATAAACTTCCCCTTCGAGAAGGCACACGGCGAAGACGTGTGGGGCTACGCCGCGGAGAATCCGGGTCACAGCAACCTTATAAACGAGGCAATGGCGTGCAGTGCTAAGATGGTGGTGCCTGCCATCGTTGAAGGTTGTGGCGACGAGGTGTTCGAAGGCGTGAAAACGTTGGTAGATGTTGGTGGTGGAACCGGCACCGCGTTGCGCGCTTTGGTTAAGGCTTGTCCTTGGATTCGAGGAATCAATTTTGATCTTGCTCATGTCATTGCTGTGGCTCCCAAGATTGAAGGAGTCGAAAATGTGGCTGGTGACATGTTTCTAGGTGTTCCCAAAGCTGATGCTGCTTTTCTTATG TGGGTTTTGCATGATTGGGGTGATGAGGAGTGCATCCAGATCTTGAAGAAGTGCAAGGAAGCCATTCCAAAGGAAAATGGAAAAGTGATCATTGTGGAGGCAGTGATTGAAGAGGGAGCAATAAAGCAAGGAAATTTAAAGGACGTAGGGTTGATGTTGGATATGGTAATGATGGCGCACACAAGCTTCGGCAAAGAGAGGACACTCAAAGAGTGGGAATATGTTATCAAAATGGCTGGATTTACTTCATACACTGTGAAAAACATCGATGCTGTGCAATCTGTGCTGTTGGCCTACCCATGA